cacacacagacacaaaggaCAAGTCACCTGGTAGCCTGTGATGGCTATCTGATGCATAGAGTCATTGACTGACTTGAGGAGGTGGAGCATGGCTGCTAGCGCCGCCTGTAGTTCGGAGGTCCCCTCACAGTCTCCTGCACTGTACTTCAGTAGCTCCTAcagcgcgcgcgcacacacacacacacacacacacacacactaatgtctGGTAGAGATCAATATCTGGTAACAAAGAAATCCTGAAGTTCTCCAGCTGTACCTTAAAATAATAGTCCTTGTGCTGCATGTAAGATGTTCCTTATTTTGTCAGATAACAACAGAGAATCACGGGACAGAAAATGGAATCCCCATTAACCAGACAGGATTTCTCTCTAGTTTAATGTGTAATCCTTCACATCCTGCATTCAACTCATTGAAATAAATGTCTCCGTGTAAGGCCAGGTTATGTCACAGTGCTGCTAGCACCGACAGAATGTTGGGGATGTTGAATTATGATAAAGTTTTGGCTAATATAAAGGCCGCAATATTGGCACGGTGTGCTGCGTGGAAGCGTGTATGTTGGCCGGTTTCACTACGGTCTGACCTTCAGTAGTAGCTGGTACTTGGTGAGGCGTTGTACTGGTTTCAGCAGGTAAGAGTCCAGACCCAGTTTGTGCTCCAGCTTCTTCTGACACTCCTGTAGAATATGGCAGGGAGATATTGGGAATCATGTGTTACGGTTATAACAACAGGGAACCTAACAGGGATCATTTTGTGCTATTAAAATAACAAATATGTCTGGTAttgtggtgtagtagtagtatcgCTGAGTACAAACATTTGGCACGAATAGAAAACATAAGCATGACCTGGAAAAAGGCACAGTCCGAGTACTGCCTCCATAGTGACTCTGAGCGAGGCTTATTCTGACAGTAGCACTCGTACACCTTGAAATTCTCCTTCTGgaaatacacacatacatttcCAATGACACACCGTCCATGCCAGACTGTGAAACGCATGTGCTATGCCGATTACGTCGACTCGGTGTCAGAGCGATTTCCACGTGGAGGGCGACAACACCACACAATGAATTAACTCTGGACTCCCTAACCTCATCAGACATGTTCCAGGTAGAAGTTCTCCTTagtcacagatctaggatcagcttcacTTTCCCCAAATCCTTTCATGCGTACCTTGTACCTATGTTTGTCCTGTGTCTTCCTTGGGTGCTACAATTCATAGTTTTAAAAAAACAGCATTTTACGCAACCTCTGCCAAGGTAAGCGGTGTTTGTTAACGGAGAAGGAGCAGCCCTGTCACATAGCACGACAGAGCTTTTTGTTTTGGCAGGTGATGCATAGAATGCAattttctatttaaaaaaaaaatcgatTCCAACTCCCCCTAGCAACTCTAACAACCAGGACAGGTAAAGTCATATAACTGATCATTATAAAAGTATAGCGTGGTAGTGCATGTTGGAAGTCGTCAACTTCATGCTCCTTTGGAAAATAGTGGATTGCTCGGAATAATTACCTAGGATCGGATTACATAGGAGAACGTTTTCGTCAGAAACTACGGATTGTAGCACACAAAGATAATAATGCCTTTACACAGCACAAACATAGGTAAAAGTTACACCTTAAATGGACATTTTTGCTGAAGTATCACCTGACACCGACTCGGCGGAGTCGGAGGTACACGCCGGCAAAACTCACCGCCACATAACTCTGAATATCGTGGAGTTGAGAATTCTCAGCTGATATAGGTAAAGACATTCTTCACAGACAAACTACCAGGGGTATTTATCTCATACCCTACTTGGTCCGGGTCCTGCtggttctgttctacctgataattaattgcacccacctggtttCCCAGGTCTAAAATCAgtacctgattagaggggaacaattaaaaaatgcagtggaactggcttcgcgGTCCAGAGATGAGTTTTAGGGCATATAGACGTTCCTCACCCGCTCCAGAAAACAGGCCCCTACTCCCTCTGGGGTCTCTAGGCAGCCCTCCAGGTCATGGAGGAACACCCTGTAGAACCCAAGAGGTCATGAGTCAGAGGTCAAAGACAGATGAGGTCAGTAGGTCGCACCCTAACCACACAGAGCAGcaaacaccatcaccacacaggcCCCTATCCAGCACTCCTCCATAGATGGTGACTAGCCACCCACACATCCATGCCACTGAGCCCCCAGTGTTTGCCAGTTTCCTCTCTCATTGGCATAATCAAACGCTTGTTAGAGCAACTGGCATTTAACACTAGTTAGAGAGGCTCTAATTGGCTTAGGGCCTCATGCAGTCATCCAGTTTAGCCTTTCAGCCCAGCAGGGGAGCAATCCCAGCAGGCAGGATATATAGGAGGCATACAGAGCAACTCAAACAGTTGTACATAAACTAACACACACAGCTGGCTAGAGGAACCTGGCTAGTAGCTACTGTACTGGAGAGATGGTTGTTTTTAAGATGGAGCAGTAGTTCAAAGAGGTTATGATGATGCAATTACTGCTTTAATCTTACAGTTCTTTGAGACTCCAAATGCCTATAGAAAACATGACCGACTTCTCACAAGTCAATGACAGTGCTGATCTTTCCTCTTAACTACaggagatatatagatatagatacacacagtgccttcgggaaaggaatcaggccccttgactttttccacattttgttacgttacaggtctattctaaaaaaatatatgattttttaatcctcaatctacatacaacaccccataatgacaaagtgaaaacaggtttttatgaATGTCAGCtgatgtattaaaaataaaaaacagaattaccttatttacataagtattcacaccctttactatgagacttgaaattgagttgaaattgagctcaggtgcatcctgtttccattcttgatgtttctacaatttgattggagtccacctgcataattgaaggtccccaagaacacagtggcctccataactcttaaatggaagaagtgtgaaaccaccaagactcttcctagagctggccccccaggcaaactgagcaatcggggggggggggattgccttggtcagggaggtgaccaaaaacccaatggtcattctgacagagctccagtgttcctctgtggagatgggagaaccttctagaaggacaatcaggcctttatggtagagtggccatacgaaagccactcctcagtaaaaggcacacgacagcccacttggagtttgccaaaaggcacctaaaagactctcagaccatgagaaacaagattctctggtctgaagaaaccaagattgaactctttggactgaatgccaggcatcatgtctggaggaaatctgtcaCCATCCTAACAGTGAAGCATTGTATTTTACCCCTATTTCgtcccaattttgtgatatccaattggtagttacagtcttgtcccattgctgcaactcccgtgcagactcgggagaggcgaagctCGAGAGCCACGCGTCCTACGAAACAGCACTGCTTTTTGACACACTGCTCGATTAACACcgaagccagcctcaccaatgtgtcggaggaaacaccatacagctgGCGACCAAAGTCAGCGTGCAGGCActcggcccgccacaaggagtcactagagcgcaatgtgacaaggacatcccggccggccaaaccctcctctaacccggatGACGTTGGGCCAACTGTGtgtcgcctcatgggtctcccggtcacggccagctgcgacacagcctgggatcaaacctgggtctgtagtgatgtgtCTAGTtttgtgatgcagtgccttagaccgctgcaccactcgggaggcccagttttttatttttaataaattagaagaaaaaaaatctaaaaacctgtttttgcattgtcattatggagtattttgtAACTTTATGAGGaagaaaaacaattgaatccattttagaataaggccgtaacgtaaACAAAATgttaagtcaaggggtctgaatactttccaaatgcactgtgtgtgtgtatgtatgtatgtatgtatgtatgtatgtatgtatgtatgtatgtatgtatgtatgtatgtatgtatgtatgtatgtatatgcgTGTGTGAGCATGCATGTTTGCCCTTCCCAACTGATGTTTCCTTGCCTGCTGTGGAAGTTGTAGATCTCAGGCATGTTGCCAAACAGGACGTTCCTCTTACTGCGCAGGATGGGGGGCAAGAGCCCCGCAAGGGCCGggttctccatctctcccctgtaaCCCTACACAATACGCACATAATCAGAATACAAAACACACTGTAGTAATCCAGTAATAGCTGGGGAAAACGCTGCTGTGCTCTCACCAGCAGCACTGACAGCAGCTCCTCCacatagaccctctctgtctcaatcagcTCCCTCATCACGTGACTGTGGAGACACAGGGCCAGAGGGCCTCGTTAGTATTCTGTCTGAACATAAGGAATCAGGAAGACCACAGCAGGAATATGTAGAGGATGAGAAGACAGACCGTTTGAGAAGGTCTGGGCTGTCCTCTCCTTCCAGGCTGGAGAGCAGGGAGCTCCTATTCTCCTGGTAGTCATGCATCACCTCGATCTGAGACGGCCAGGACATACAGACAACCATTttaatgaacctttatttaactaggcaagtcagttaggaatggtgggttaactgccttgttcaggggcagaatgacagatttttaccttgccagctcagggatttgatctagcaacctttctgttagtggcccaacgctttaaccactaggctacctgccgcccctacatgGAGGGAATCCACCTAATGCATTTTCAGTTGCCATAACATTCCCATCATACATGTCATCATCACAGCCACAGTGACGTGTGTGAACTGTTCTATACTAGACTTGAATCTTTCACGTCCTTCTTTGACCATCTCACCTTTCTGGAGGCGGGGCTTTTCCGGGACGTCCTCTTCCCAGGGAGTGACAGATCGAAGGAGAACTTCAAACCGTCGACACCTGCAACAACACGACCTCTCAGCTGAACTCGATAACACTGTAGGTTTCTATGCTTTTGATGAAACACCAGACCTGTCTGGACAACATGTTAACAATGCTAAGTATAGCATATGTCTCCACGTATGCTTTGATGAAGCCATGACGTGGTGAACGGCACAGTAGTTAACACTAACATCACTCGATAGAGCCATCATTACAATGAGTAGATGCTTGCAGCGATTTGACAATGATAGTAGGTTTGAAAGGTCCTGTGGGACCAGGTTGTCCGGTCTTTGACCCCGGGGATGACTGTTGGTCCAGGGTTTACACTTGATACTTCTCTTCTGATGGACGGCTAGTTAATCATTGGTAATAAGCAGCTTGCAGTGGAACTCCAATACTACTATATCCTCTACGAACACATCACCCACAGTACTGTCGGGTGtaaatggctgactgactgtatccGTTTGATCACGTGCTCCTCACATACCCTAAGACCAGCATGTGTGTGCGCGTTCACATTATCACACTAAATCAGAGCCAACACATTTATCTTCATCTCCCCTCTTATAAAAGGGATTTCCTTCTGTGTGTGAGAAACACACCCACACGTCGCACCTCATTACTAATTGGGTGCGGTATGGCTCGCTTTGTTCAGCCCTGCCTGGAGGCGAGTGGGAGATGAAAGGGTCTTTGCCATACGTGGTTCATATACATTATTACCATACATTACACAGCTCGCATCACGTCTAACCGAGTATCCCCCAAGGACTGATTATAGTGCTGGGCTCTAACAGCTAGCTTATTGGTAAAGGTGGACCGCTAACTGAGGTCGAGCACAAAAGACCCTGGGCTTCCTCATTACTGGAGCCTGTGGTCTGCTGTTTTGATTACTGCTTTGTGGCCTGGAGGATGGTGTGTGAAGCCCTAGGCTGAGGACACGGACGACACCCAGTACCCAGGGGAGAGGGACGGCTGTCAGGCCAGAGGCCAGGGGAGGGCTGCATACACAGGgcctgggaaacagcagagccctgGGTGGAGGCCTAGCGGAGCTGGATAATTAAAGTGTGCTGTAAGCCTCTATAACCCCAAACAGTCAACTGTAGTCTGATGTTCTTTAATCTACTGTGACAAATGCTAATGTACTGTATCAAGTGTGATTGaatgtgtgtgattgagtgtgtgtgtgtgtggtgtgtgtatattcTACTGCCTCCTCTTACCATGTTTGGGGGAAAAGAGTGGGGACTTGGAGCGGGGCGGGCTCTCCGCCCTGGGGGCCACTAGTTGGATGGGAGGGACGTGTTTATCAGCCAGCTTCCTCAGACAGACCTGCCTGTTGTGGATCATCTCCTGCACCACCGTGTGCTTCTCAAATGTTTCCCCTATCTGGACCTGGGGAGGATGGAAGAGGAGCTTAGGACATTCATATCGACGCAAAACCTGTATTGAGTGTTAGTTAAACAGCCGTTTATAGCCTTTATGCAGTCTTGAAGGTTGCCTGAAGGTGCCATGACCAGAAATGAATGCTTGTATAAGTCCTGTAATATTAGATATATTACGGGTTGATAGAAAACATTGAGAATGGATTATACACAGATGGGTCAGGGGAAACATTACAGAGGGGGTTACTCTTTAAACCATAAGGCTGTTTGTCAATGAGAGACACTGGCTTGGTGTTGGACCTGTATCTCTGGGGTGAGGACAGACTCAAACTCCACAGCCAGGAGGTCAGGTCCTGAGCTGAGGAGAGACGGAGCCCGCTCCAGGAATCTATCCATGTCCTTCAATGCAGCCTGGGCCCCGTCCTTAGACTGGAACTTATCCACCAGCTGCTGAGCCAACAGGTAGGCCCCATCGTCACACCAACTCTGGGCCTATGGAGGGGATAAGACAACGATGTCACACCGACCAGTCATATTTGCACTTGACAGTATCAGCGTGGTTGTTTGTGTATGATGTTAGATTTGTACTCATCTGTGTGCAATagtgtaaacagtgtgtgtgtgtgtgtgtgtgtgtgtgtgtgtgtgtgtgtgtgtgtgtgtgtgtgtgtgtgtgtgtgtgtgtgtgtgtgtgtgtgtgtgtgtgtcctctaccTGGCCGAGGCGTAGCAGCAGCCGGTGGGCCTGGGAGAGGTGTGTGCGTTTCACCCTCAGAGCATTATTGAGCGTGTCACAGCGGTGACGCAGCTCGTTGCTGCGCTGCAAGATCAGGGCCATGGCATAGTGGTGACTGGCTGCCAGCTGGTGCCCATGGAGGATGATGATCTGGGCACTGACCATCTCCTCCTAGCAACACAACCAGGACACCACAGTCAGTTACATACAACAAGACATGGCATACAGGAGGCCTACATACACACAGCATCACAACGGCAAATACACTTCAATCCGAGCTACACAACCAATTGTCACGGCCCCTCCTCTGCAGTGCAGGGGTGGCTCCTCTTGCAGGTAGAGGGTCGTTAGTGATTGGAGTCACCTGGGCTCAAAGTATCCTCCTCCGTTTTGCATAGTTTTCACtcagtcattcacacacacagattcatgCATCCCTacactttacatacaccttacattatgatactttcacacctcattcctttttCTTTGTTTAAAGTTAATAGTTTTGGTTTACAATAAAGAACCTTTTTGATTGGCCTATACCTGTTGTTCGCGTCCCCTCATTTTTGCCACAGGCTATGAGCTGGCCTGTGACACAATGCCATTACCAAAAGCCAGAGTCCCTGAGAAGACAATCTCTGCCAaccatagtatacagtatgtgtaaccCTGGTCCATTGATCTGATCAGGGAAGTGTCCCCTAGTAAACACTGACCTGTGCGTGAGCCTCCAGGATGTCCAGGTCTCTGAGTGTCTGCTCTGTCTGAGTCAGCTTCTCCCCTGACGacgacatctctctctcctgggaCGCCAGATGCTCCAGAGACAACTCCATctgacaacgagagagagaaagacattagTTAGAGACATATACCCCTCCCAACTTCAAAACGTCCCATCCGATCTCAAATTGAATTGAACTGTTGAACACGTGGTGTACGTGTCCTCCCTGTTCTAAGAGTTGCCTCTCGACAATGAATCAACCATCATCAATTATGCAATTGATCAGTCTCACCTCCTGGAAGCGATGTTCGTATCTGAGCAGCTGTAAGTACTGTTGCAGTTTTAGATGATGCTTCTCAAAGAAGCCGTCAAAGGCTGACTCCATGCCCCTCAGCTGAGCTAGTAGCCTGAAGATCAGAGACAGAGGTTATAATCAaaaaatacctttatttaactaggcacgccTCCCCTATCCCGGACgatgctgtgccaattgtgcgccgccctatgggactcccaatcatagccagttgtgatacagcccgggttTGAACCAGGGTCCGtaatgacacctctagcactgagatgcagtgcctcagaccgctccgccactcaggagccccatgGCCACTCTTTAGGCAGACCGTAGCATGATTATCTCTGAGGTTATATAAACACACACCTCTGCACAGTCTCCCAGTCCAGCCTGACATCCCAAAGtgaatcctcctctctccccgagGCCTCCAGGCTAGCCAGCAGGTGACGACCCTCCTTTGATACTGACCGTATCGCTTCCTGTACAAGACAGACAATGATCAAGACAGACAAAATGGTTATAAAATATCAGGGTGAACATTTAGACTGGCTGTCAGTTAGTCTGCCACTGATATAGAATTGTAACATATTATGATAGAGTCTAGTGTAAAATATAGTGATAGAGGACTCATCATAGATATAACCCAttttagcatggacattgccattgagggcttcctcAATTTTAaggtagtcaactgggtggggatttCTATGAGCAAATCAGCCAATGAAGAAAGGGAAAATCTATTACTTTAATGGCACTGCCCACAGACGGTATAacggcacagatacaaagatgagtcctctaccTCTATGGTGTAAAAAGGGTTGCAGTATACCTTGAGTTTCCTGTACTTGTCAGTGTGGGTTGAGAGAAGGCGCATGATGGCGGTGCCCTCAGCTGGCAGTTTGGTCTCAGCCAGCTCTGTGCCAAACGCCTGCAGCATCTGAGCTATGTCCTTAACTGTCACCGCAAAGCTCTCTATGGCCTGGAGGGGAGccagagagcacacacacacacacacacacacacacacacacacacacacacacacacacacacagtgtttctAAATGTATACTCTGATGTCATCACTCAGAACTGTGCAAACATACAGGCCAAGTGTGAATGTGTCTCTCTGCATCAGATATGTTGTAACAGAAGTGTTGGGGGTTCTGAGTGGCTGCATGGCGGATGCTATGTAAGTGTAAAGTATGTACTGTTCTTAGAACGATCCAGTCACTGTGGCAGTAGTCCAGGGTTCCACCAAACTCGGAGGTCAGTTGGTTCTCATCAACGTATCTCAGTAGGTCTGTCACAGAGCTCAGCATCACCACCTAATAAAGGAGAGCTACAATAAGCTGCACATGATCGACTGTGTGTAGTGTTACGCACGCTTCTTCAAACATGAGAAGCCGATGCCGTGTGGTGAAGTGTTGGAATTGGCCTCTGATCTGCCTTACTGGCATCTTGAGCATGAAGTCCTCCTGGCTGAAACGGAAGCCCAGGTCTGTGACGGTGCGCTGGAAGAAGCTGGTGGGTCTCAGCACCAGCACCAGGTGGAGGTTCCCAGGGAAGGAGGcctggagacggagagggagacaaTCGCACCCCCGGGGTTGGACAGTGAGCTCTGACCTTTGACAATTCCTGGACCATGTCTTTACCCAACACTACGCCAGAGTCTGTTCACACTTCTGGATGCATAGAGGGATAGGCATTTGCCAGCATATGTCACTGACAGGACATATTGACTGCACTAACAAACAATCACCCGCAGTCAGACAAAGCAGGCTCGCCCACTGTCAATCAGATAAGGAAAGCCAGACATATCCTGCAAGCTAGTGCCTATCACAGGTGTATTAAAGTTGCAGTCACAAGTAAAGCTGTAGGCTAAGGATGACAATCTGATGAGCTAAATTTGAAAAATAATGCTCACAACCATTTCTCACACGACTGCAGTGGTGAAGGTCTGCTAAATTGAAGTTGCCAGCTGTTAAAGCGTGAACATGTGCAGCACAGAACATCGACATTAAACAGTGGGAAATTGATTATTCCCCCAAAAGACCGATGCATTTCTTTATAGAGCTCTTTGACATTCATTTGTCCTATCTAAATCTAGCTTCAGGCTACCGCAAAAATATACTCTGCCCTTCAAGCTCAACATGCTAAAAAAAATATCACTGCTCGGTTTGCATTTATATAAGCAAGTTATCTTTCTCACTGCATCAACTGTATGACTAAACTCAAATCAGGCTCTGCACCGCAGTGCTACGCTTAGCATGCTGATGTCAGTGACCGATGCCGCATTCACTCTGCCCACCCAAACTCAAGCACAACTATTTTAGCACGTAATCAAACTATGTAATAAGCGCGTTACCGGGCTCTTCCGTGTCCTGTGCAATCCTCGGCGCTGGCAACTCTCAGCCATCGTGTTAACAGCCATTTATGCGATAACGCTAAAACCTCGCCCGTTCCGTCGCTAACAAATTGGTGCCAAGTTACTTGGCCCCTCTACTCCGCTGCATCAACGTTGCTGCCACGAGGAGGGTGGCAGCGCTGTCTGCAAGCTCTCACTTCCTCTAACCTTCTCGACTTCCCGCTCTCCCTCATTTTCCGCCGAAATATAGCGTCATCAGGTAAATATCCAAGTAGCGGAGTGCTGGCTCTGCATTTTGATTCCCTCACGACGGGACTTTATTTTCATACAGTGAATACAGAACAATTTATTAAGAAAATGATGTATGCGTAATAATAAACGGTGACAAAACAACTGCATTATTTTAATGAAAACCGCACAAGAGACCATCCCGAAACAGCAGTAACTGAGTGGGGAtaattcagcaccatggacaactCCCCAATCTGACGTCGTCTGATTGTATTGATATTCGgaagtttttttttctccccacaGCAGCAAATCATCCGTTCTTTAGTAGGATAGGGCCAGGCCTAAACTAGTATCGTTACCATACTTCCACAGTAGATTTGGTTTGGTTTCCGACCATTCTTGATTTCtttaaaaattattattttttagtgTACTTGTTTGACGTGTTACTGCATTATTAAGAGCTAGTAACATAGGAATTTCGCAGCCCCCTACAATAtgatctgctaaactgtgtatgcgaccaataacgtTTGATTTAATTTCCACATGCACGAGAGTGCATGTATGCACGCGGAAAAAATGCCATGACTTTAACTTGCTCACCGCAATTCGGGCAAGTGCTGTTTTGATAGAGGTCCATGTATCCAGTCTTCTGTCTAAAATGATGATGAATTTTACACCTGGCTGTCTTGCTCTGCAAACACAAGAACCAAAAATATTTGAACACATGTACCTTTCACCGAACAAATGTATACTTTTACTGATAAAATGTACAGGTATAGTACCTAAAAACTCTGATAATATGCTAAATTAATTTGACAACAAATTATATTTTTTGGTACAGAAGGAAGGACCACAGAGTGAATACATTAGATATGTTTACAGGGACATTAATCGACTCTTGTGACCTGCACTCATCCAATGATATGATCCCTCCTCCCCAGGGTATACCTGCTCTGAGCTGGCACAGAGGACATCACTAGGGCATCGAAATAGATGAGGGATAGGGAGCATCTAGTGCCATCTGTGCAAAGAATTCTAACTCTGGACTAAAGCAGGCACACACTGCactgcagagaaagagagagttgtgagaagagagagggagggctacAGAGATGAATATTAGGAGGGAGTGTAATATGGTGGTTCACCCACCGAGGTATGAGGGTGAGGTATGTTAAGACTTTGGCTAAAGATTCCTCCGGAATGTCGCTGAAAGCCGAGTATTCTGGGAGGGTCACGATCACGCTAGAGTCCTCACCACGCCCCCCTGCGAAGAAAAATGATTTTCATAGGAACAATCATACTCAACAATGTGTTAAACAAGGATATTACGTTCTTTGCGGACGCCTCATTCAAATAGTCGCCGGTCAGAGGTTATGAACCCTCAGTAGTGGGACAAGACTAAGTAAAGAGCCCCCACCTGACAGGTAGGCCACCTGCTTCTCAATGTAGCCGTCCACCTCCTTCATACTCATAGAGACTGATACTTCTGTgggaaggggggtggggggggggagagagagagattagaataACAGGTCCCAATGAGGCCTCTTTCAACCTGTCACACAGTGGTTATCATTCATAACTTGTCCCATAAGAATGATGAAATATCAGAGAGAAATACTGCCACCCAGTGGTCATATGTAAAACAACATTACAGTAGTAAGAAAGGTATCAGACTCTCAGCTGTCTGGTTCAAGTCAGTCAATCGTTCTGAGGTGGGTCTGGACCCCTTCTATCCACTGTGTCATCCAGGCTAGAACAGTAGGAGGCAGTCACTATACCTCTCCATGCCCTTCTCTCGTCACCAGGTGAGGCAGCAGGAGGTCATATACTGTTTACActacaggaggctggtggcacctacattggggaggatgggctcttGGTATAGGCTGGTGTGAAATGGCATCGAATACGTCAAACACATGgtatgagctgtcctcccttcaccagcctcctgtggtatACACCAAGCTGTGGTGGCAGGCAGCACTGACTCACTCCTCATTCCACAATGTTGAAAGGACTCTACACTGCATGTAACATAAATATACAATGATATAGTGGGATGATTGATGCCACACTGAAGACTGAGTTTAAACTCCACTATCAGGCATTATATAACTCTAAAGTAATAGTCGTATATAGTCATATATAATGCTCTGTGGTCGACTAGTTTATGCAACCGATCACTTGATTG
This window of the Oncorhynchus keta strain PuntledgeMale-10-30-2019 chromosome 4, Oket_V2, whole genome shotgun sequence genome carries:
- the LOC118377133 gene encoding proto-oncogene DBL-like isoform X2 gives rise to the protein MAVNTMAESCQRRGLHRTRKSPASFPGNLHLVLVLRPTSFFQRTVTDLGFRFSQEDFMLKMPVVMLSSVTDLLRYVDENQLTSEFGGTLDYCHSDWIVLRTAIESFAVTVKDIAQMLQAFGTELAETKLPAEGTAIMRLLSTHTDKYRKLKEAIRSVSKEGRHLLASLEASGREEDSLWDVRLDWETVQRLLAQLRGMESAFDGFFEKHHLKLQQYLQLLRYEHRFQEMELSLEHLASQEREMSSSGEKLTQTEQTLRDLDILEAHAQEEMVSAQIIILHGHQLAASHHYAMALILQRSNELRHRCDTLNNALRVKRTHLSQAHRLLLRLGQAQSWCDDGAYLLAQQLVDKFQSKDGAQAALKDMDRFLERAPSLLSSGPDLLAVEFESVLTPEIQVQIGETFEKHTVVQEMIHNRQVCLRKLADKHVPPIQLVAPRAESPPRSKSPLFSPKHGVDGLKFSFDLSLPGKRTSRKSPASRKIEVMHDYQENRSSLLSSLEGEDSPDLLKRHVMRELIETERVYVEELLSVLLGYRGEMENPALAGLLPPILRSKRNVLFGNMPEIYNFHSRVFLHDLEGCLETPEGVGACFLERKENFKVYECYCQNKPRSESLWRQYSDCAFFQECQKKLEHKLGLDSYLLKPVQRLTKYQLLLKELLKYSAGDCEGTSELQAALAAMLHLLKSVNDSMHQIAITGYQGELCDLGRVLMQGSFSVWISHKKGPTRMKELARFKPTQRHLFLYERALLFCKCREEHEKGADKTASYSFKHCLKMSAVGITENVKGDVKKFEIWYSGREEVYAVQAPTVEVKTAWLGELRRILTNQQTLLKDERCVDIQMPDHIRRSPPMSERPSISDMLPKMTTPIFAWDLQFCMECPKNKANSRGRRSAQRTQSGRSSPDPQSLSPNHQRNRHSGPGTPHTMDICLGLEEWGGGQDPSHQSDEEEDTAQLAPGRYKASAECPRDGPDDLAIESGDVIQLQHEDSEGHWLVKNLSRRQKSLILLPNLHVVLGHSRRGDPGNLKARKLSSP